In Salvelinus alpinus chromosome 32, SLU_Salpinus.1, whole genome shotgun sequence, the sequence ctacatggtatcaagaacaagataaaaaCTAGCTTAAacgagccacctacgattccccacattgCCGCTTCTTTTCATTGTTGCTGGATATCTGGCCATCTAGTTACAACAcagacttctgccccattgaagcgtgCGCATCGtttgtgacgttgtcagctaaccaGTCTACGGACATTTTAAAGGATTGGCCCatttactgatggtccctaactagccccatagggatatcaaatgtcaaaccaaattgaccatTGTCCTGACGATAGGGTCGCGAGCAGCTGCACTGCAGCTTGGGTTATATGGGCAGGTTTGAAATCTACCCAACCCAAGGAAAACTGTTTTAGTACCCTTCATTCactgaaatattttttttccctATCTCGCAAATCTCTGTTTTGGACGAGACTAACATCAATTATcgtatttacactttgtagtcaattttgtcACTAGAATACATGTTTGACTCGGATGCCATATAGGCCGTTTTCAAAACAAGAAGTTTATTTTTAGGGGCAGTCGCTCTTTAACCTCTTATAAAAGGAACAAACCAAGTAAAAATGTTGAGGTAACATTGCTACATAACCAGACCACAAATTAAGTTTAAAATATTTAATTTGTTTTAAAATATACATCAGTTAAATTCAGAAAAAAATGAGTTGTTTTAACAGTCTTTTGTATAATTCTGTCCAAGTAATTTTtctgagaaaaaaaaaatcacatgatACATATACATGACCATGGAAGCATACACTTACATACAAATCAAAGGAAATCTACAAAGCTACGAATGAACAGACACTGCATCAGGAGAGCGATAATATGCAACCAAAGAACTCAACGGAGCACACTTTTCTTAGTATGAGAAAATAATCTGATTGACACTCTTAACTCCATGCAAGACTGGTAGACAGGGTTTGGTTTGGGACCAACAGTTTCCTCGTAATGGAAAACATCAGGTACCACAGACTGCAGTGTGTCCCCTAGAATCAAATTATAGGTATAACAGTATTAATCCCCAATAAGCACAATCACACCATATATTTTAAATGGCACCTGCAACCAAATAAAAGTCCTGAATTAGGCATGTGTATTTGAGAGTATTTAACATGTATTTCATTCATGTCAAAGGGATCATTTGACAACTGAACACCATAAAAGGAGACGTGGTGAATAATAAACAGCAATGGATGCATACGTTGATGTGACAAGACAGCATCTTTATTAGTATTCATGAACCATCTCATTGCAATAACACCACCCTTGGGCAGAGACTGGCTTTGTCACCTGGCAGAAATGAATGCTGAGAGAGAGCACAAATGCAGCTCAGAATGTATGATTACACTATAAAACCTGCTTCTGTATTCATATTTAGAGCCGGTGTTTTCTAATTGCATAATGTAATACTTTACGCTCCAGTTAGTCAAATATCAATATTTCCAATAAACCCTTGGCACTGTGTAAATATTGCATTGGAGACAAGGCTCCTATGAACAACTGTGACTGGCTGTTTAAGTCATGCTCTGACTAAAATTAACTGTGAGCTACCTGTTAACGGTTACCGTCACAGAGGGATTATCAGTGTGTTTATTCCACCGCATCAGATAGAAGAGGAGCGACGAAGCTGACATTTTTCAACATTTCAGACTAAATTTTAAAAAGCTCCACATGACTGGAGCATCCTGGGAAGGTGACCTTGGATCAAAGAAGAGATGTGTCGGACGGAGatgtgttcaattatattcttgaAAGAGGAGTCATTAAAGTTGCAGGAGACCAGATGTAAAGGCCTATTTATAATGCTGGGTACATTAGAGCCCCGCACATTTTATCCTCCCCCCCCATTTCAATTTTTGTATTTGCACAAAACCTTGTCTACAGCACATCTGATGAGGCCATTAAATATTAAAAATGTACATTTCCAGTTTCAAGACCATGACAGACTACCATTCCTCCTTTCTCTTTTTGAAGTATTAGAGACCTATTTCTGAGTGTAATAAAACATGAATAATTTAGCCAAGGGTTGTTACAACTATTAATTACGGGCTATTAACAGCACATCTAGACATAACGGAAAGACCAATAAGCAGACTAggcaaaatcaaatagctaaaataaaaaataaaataaatgtttaaggCTGTAAATGGGTGGTGACATGAACTGTGTGGATTTGTGAGCCCTCAGTCCCACGTCCCGGCCCGTCACACAACAAAATGGAGTTGAATTATTCAGGGTTCAGGAGTGAAAGCTTCCAACATATTGGATACATTATGTGGAGAGCCTTTTATACCGGAATATGGGGACTCATCTCACTCAGGAGGGAATACAGCTCTCAAATATGACCCCAGTGACTGGCAGCGGCACAGTACTATACAGAACAATGTTTCCATTTCCTTGATATGTCATGTACTTCTTGGTCTAAGAACATAGATTTTAGGGGGGACTGAAACTCACATCTACAGGTACAGGGAGATGGCAGGCTCAAGAGACATCAAGGAGGAATCTTTTCCCCCCAGGTGGTTTCTGTGTTCCAGCATGCACTGCCTGCCAATGGACTTGAAATGATATTACACCATCATCAGCCCATAGACGGTGGCATGAACATATAATACCAGACGGATtagagtctgactgacaccaTGTGGACACAAGAGCATGTCTGAGGGTTGAGAACACTGCACCAGGCGTGCAACTGTATCCTGCCTTATAACTTATAATGTATTACTGCCTTATAACGAATGCAACTGCAGAGCTCCCACTGTGAGCGGTCAATCTAGGATCAATAAAACAACAGGACTGTATCATAGACTTCATAACCACACAATCAAAGAGCTGTTAGAAAGGTCAACAAAAATATATCACTTTTTTTCCCATCAGTAAATCATCCTTGTGTACTAAAGCTACATAGTTGAGTGTCTGATGCTGAACAAATGGAATTAAAATGAACACATTAATTCAACATGGCTGAATGCAGAACGCTAAGTCAATTGAATATAATGGaccaaatgaaaaaaaaaaaaaagtacacaaAATcaattcataaaatcacaaaaatAATAAATCTCTTGATGAATGAATAAATATTCCCTATCCATATAAAAGCATGTGGATGAAAAAGTAACTACAGTGAAAGTAAACATTACATACTGCATGCCATTTATCAAATCCAGTTACAAGTATGACATCCTCTGTGAACTCCCACAATGGAGACTGAGTAATACACCAATCAAAATACTTTCCTGGTTAGGATATTGTCAACGGTAGAATTACCTCAAATCTCATCAACCAGCTGTCATACCTTTTGCCTTTGATTATTCCTTGTCACTTAGATGTTCTGGACacatgtactgtagctgtatgagATACAAATACGTTACCAACAGAAGTGGTACACAATGAGAATTGAAGGCATCTTCAAAGAGAATTACTTTTACCCAGAGCCCAATGAATACTTGAAAAACACATCCACAAAAATGCCTGGAGATGGATGTCTTGGTTCTTCCAAAAAATACTGATGCCATATGGGTCTTCCATTGTAATACCCCATGTACAGTAGAGTTACCAATAGTACTACCGGCCTGTTTGTTTCTTGAAATGAAAATACAGCGTTGACAAAATCGAATGACAGAACAAAAGTGAAATGATCTTCGATTATAGAGCCAATGTTATTTCTCCATTACTAGTTATGCAAATAATATTTACACACAATGACATAAGTTGCACTCTGAACACAGAGCTTCAGGTTATAGGGGTGTAACGGTTCACCAAACCCAAGGTTTGGTACGTATTGCCGTTTTGGGGTCATGGTTCGGTTTTACAGCGGGGAAATGAAATCAATTGTTGTTTATTTAAGAAAATATAAAGTTTTGGTATTCCTGATTCCATATATTAGCATGAGTCATAATACCTAATGAGAGCACAATCAGgaataacactttgtattttctTAAATGAAAACACACGATTACTCATCAACACTAAAATAAAGTGCAATATGCATGTAAAATCAATATGTAAACATGGCTCAGACATTGTATAGGCCTATGCTATAAGGTTTTCTTACAAAGAGAAAAATATGAACACTTGTGTGACTCTCATAAAGGAGGGCCTGTCTGTAGCACGGTACTTGTCATTTGCCACTCCGGGGTAATGTGATGGGCTGTCACTTTATAAGTAGCGCTCTGTAGCCCTGGAGGTCCCTCAATCTGTAGTAAGCGCAACACAGGGTGGATTGACCAATTCATTTACAACTTCGGTTTTAGCTTGCTTATATAGAGCGGGTACTAACTACCTGTTTGCTGAAATGGGTACGAGAGGGCGAAGATCGTAACGTTGCTCTTGCACTTTTACAAGGTGCTGAAACCCCTAATTTCCTCAACCACCGAAAATGGGCGCATATCCGCGGCTATAAACATACCTATCGCCCTTGTAGTTTCTTTGGCCGGTCAGAATCAGCTGTGAAGGGTTTCTTGAATGTAGAGGGGagacaaagtttttttttttttgggggggggggcgtttCCGTCTTGCTCCGGTGGTaggaatactggagtgatgtTGGCATAAatgtgtcaacatgtttgagacGTTGGCAGCTGCATAGGCTCTTCTCGTTGAGCAGTGGCGACATACTCTCCCTGTCCATCGCTGTTGTAATCTACTAGGAAGCAAACATTTTCCAAAACTGGAGATTTAAAGGATGGAGAATCCTCTTGGTTTATCGACCACACCACTCGCCATACAGAACTAGTTCCCGGCTGCGCCTCACAAAAGGATGGTTTGAAATGCAAATTAAGATAAGAATTTTGATTGCAATTTTgagatataatatatatatatttttttttaaatgtattaatttgtgtACACAGTGCGGATCGAACCCAGGTCCCCGTACCAACCGGTTCAGTACAAATACGTGTACCGTTACACCACTAGTAGGTCACTCTAGCTCAGAGAACACAAATACATTGTCTGTTCTAGATTATCATTGTCATAATATCTCTATAAATAGTTGAATTAACACCTCTGGCATAAAATGGTTGCTTAAAAATAAAAAGGCCAAAATGTAAATGATTTGAATGAAGAAGTGATTGAAGAAATAATAAAAGTGAACACTTTAGGATAATAGaaagacaacaaaaaaaatctatgaAAACTGTATTTTTGTTATCTAGAAAATAAACTTTGGAGTGAGACCTAGAATTCCTGGAATCAAGGGTGACCTTCCTAGTTGTTGTGTGGTGGACCAATTCCAGAGAAGAGAGCCCTTAAGAGTGGGTGCTCAACAAACCAGTGCACACTGCAGGAGCTTCAGAGGGGGATCAGAACAGATCCTTTCTAGGCATTGGGGGGGTTACAAACCCctcagacagagagggataggCACTGAGAGTCTGTGTGGGGGTCCGGTCCACCATCCACACCAGACAACAGCATGCACTTGCAAGTGCTCATCCTCTCCCCCCATTCATCGATGGAGGAAAAGTTCACATGTTATCAGATGCCTGCATGACATAACATTTCTCTGGGGGGGGGGATTCAGAGCAAAAGAGAACAAAGGAGGGAGAAGGCAACGACTCCATCCATATTGTCTGTTTTCCAGTCCTGCATATCAACGATCATCTCAAATGATGAGCTGAATCGTAGCTCCATCTGGGCTGTTCCATGAAAACACACTGGCTGGATGTTTACACACAGGAAATGACACGGTATGGCTATATCCTGGAGTCGCCCTTCTCCTCCGGCAACAGTTCGGAGTGTTTGAGAGACAGAAAAACTAACCCTCTGTAGGACCCTTTGTTCTGCTACTGGAGGGGTTTGCAGCTCACAGTGGCAAGAGAAGAAACGCTATGAACTTTGCCGTTCAACTGGCAGGCAGGCATTGCACAGATCTCCAAAGAATCAGCTCTTGAATGTGGTTATTAGAGAATGTGCATATTTCCTGacgaaactcatgagagacagcAGCACGGACAAAGGTAGGACCAACACGTAGGTATGTTGGTCGACTCGAATCATCCTTCCTTGCTGGTAAGATAGAGTCCACAGAGCAGAGAAGAGTTAGTCTGTCAGACGACATATGATTTGAGAGGAAAAAGTCCCCTAGTCTCAGTCCAGCAGGTTACCATGCTCCTGTGCCCGGGTCAGACTGTCTTTGCGGTGCAAGTGGTGGACTCCCATCCTCTTTGGGCTTTTCAGGGGTCGGCCGGGGGTGGTAGTGGAGGAGTTGCCGGGGAGGGGAGGGGTGTTCTCTGTGTAGTCCTCTAGCCCTGCCAGGACCCTGGGTACTATGACAGGGAAGTCCTGGGGCAggatgtctctctcctctgcagagctgcctaCAGACCCTGTCTCTTCCACAAACTCATTCATCTTGGCCTCCGCCAGGCTGGTCTCCACAGTGATGGCTGTTGACACGGTGTCGCCACTGGCGTGGTCTTGGTCGTTGTCCAGGGCCATCAGCAGCTGCTCGCTCTCCTCTGTAGAGAAGTCTGCTCCGTAATGCCCCCTCCTGGTGTGGAGGTCAGCCATGCTGCTGGTGTCAGTGTCCAGGCTGGACTCTCGGCTAGCAGTCCAGCTGCGAGTGGAGGACCCCTCCTCCCCGTCCGAGTAGGCTCCCCGTAGTGCCCCCCTGTGGGATCCCCCGCCCCCTGGCTTGCTGGTCCGGGTCCTCTCCAGGTCCTTGACCGTCTCGCTGCTGAAGGAAGTGCGGTTGACCAGGGTGCCCTCAGAGGATGGTGCCATCTTCTCCACAAACATGCGCTGCCAGTTGGCCAGCAGGTCCTCCTCAGAGCTGCCTGAGCTGGCGAAGGCGCTGGGGGGCTGAGGGGGGCTGCTGAAGGGGCTGGACTGACTGGAAATGGGGTCTCCTGTGTCCAGCTGAGTAGGTGTGCGGCAGGGGTCACGCTGCCCCCCTCCCCCTGAGGAGGAGGAAGCCCCAGAGCGCCAGCCCCCGTCCGACACAGCGGGGCTGTTGGGCACAGTGCGCTGGCGCTCGTTCTCCTCGTCGTTTTgcaccaggctgagggagatggCCTGGCGCGTTGCGTAGGTGCAGTTGGGCAGGGGgctgttcttggggatcttcaccTTGTCGTCCGAGGAGAACTCGATCACCTTGCGGCCGGGGTAGAGGGGATGGGGCGGAGGGGGGGCTGGGTAGGGGTTGAGCTT encodes:
- the tjap1 gene encoding tight junction-associated protein 1 isoform X1, whose product is MTSATPARKPYRKAPPQHRESRNSLPSFLEDLSGSTPPAPANTAGPNPPDPCQDSLSDADRIKILQQQNEDLRRRLSHTTHKMEAMETEFETSRHYMQGEMGRTRDDLEKMRDKFRRLQNSYTASQRANQDLEEKLHSLAAISQTWVYALRKVERDKKTTDQEIVELTNKLLDAKNTIDKLEELNERYRQDCNLAVQLLKCNKSHFRNHKFADLPYELQDMVNKHMKASLPDKSSQGAQGQDSDTMSLTPADVVPTSVIARVLEKPEPLVLNSAQSSSSAGRPQAEDVFVHVDMTGPQAEAGRGGRENGGPRHSSRVPAQSNQAQELLQQNGMCRSQSSLSADGQPGEEGGGAFEKLNPYPAPPPPHPLYPGRKVIEFSSDDKVKIPKNSPLPNCTYATRQAISLSLVQNDEENERQRTVPNSPAVSDGGWRSGASSSSGGGGQRDPCRTPTQLDTGDPISSQSSPFSSPPQPPSAFASSGSSEEDLLANWQRMFVEKMAPSSEGTLVNRTSFSSETVKDLERTRTSKPGGGGSHRGALRGAYSDGEEGSSTRSWTASRESSLDTDTSSMADLHTRRGHYGADFSTEESEQLLMALDNDQDHASGDTVSTAITVETSLAEAKMNEFVEETGSVGSSAEERDILPQDFPVIVPRVLAGLEDYTENTPPLPGNSSTTTPGRPLKSPKRMGVHHLHRKDSLTRAQEHGNLLD
- the tjap1 gene encoding tight junction-associated protein 1 isoform X2; this encodes MTSATPARKPYRKAPPQHRESRNSLPSFLEDLSGSTPPAPANTAGPNPPDPCQDSLSDADRIKILQQQNEDLRRRLSHTTHKMEAMETEFETSRHYMQGEMGRTRDDLEKMRDKFRRLQNSYTASQRANQDLEEKLHSLLRKVERDKKTTDQEIVELTNKLLDAKNTIDKLEELNERYRQDCNLAVQLLKCNKSHFRNHKFADLPYELQDMVNKHMKASLPDKSSQGAQGQDSDTMSLTPADVVPTSVIARVLEKPEPLVLNSAQSSSSAGRPQAEDVFVHVDMTGPQAEAGRGGRENGGPRHSSRVPAQSNQAQELLQQNGMCRSQSSLSADGQPGEEGGGAFEKLNPYPAPPPPHPLYPGRKVIEFSSDDKVKIPKNSPLPNCTYATRQAISLSLVQNDEENERQRTVPNSPAVSDGGWRSGASSSSGGGGQRDPCRTPTQLDTGDPISSQSSPFSSPPQPPSAFASSGSSEEDLLANWQRMFVEKMAPSSEGTLVNRTSFSSETVKDLERTRTSKPGGGGSHRGALRGAYSDGEEGSSTRSWTASRESSLDTDTSSMADLHTRRGHYGADFSTEESEQLLMALDNDQDHASGDTVSTAITVETSLAEAKMNEFVEETGSVGSSAEERDILPQDFPVIVPRVLAGLEDYTENTPPLPGNSSTTTPGRPLKSPKRMGVHHLHRKDSLTRAQEHGNLLD